The following coding sequences are from one Gadus macrocephalus chromosome 3, ASM3116895v1 window:
- the LOC132454554 gene encoding G protein-coupled receptor 137Ba-like isoform X1, giving the protein MEESRVPEREMAAGGTAGAAGGAAAANSSLGPPAAPTASPAVPPVVKLGLTVVYTLFYTLLFGFVYAQLWLVLRYRHKRFSYQTAFLWLCLLWAALRALLFSFYFRDCGRANALGPLPFWLLYCLPVCLQFFTLSLMNLYCAQVYFKAKSKYTPALLRYRLPLYLVFAGVSALFLGVNLVCALLVKTSWAPVKTLVLVRVTINDSLFVLCAISLSVCLYKVAKMSLASIYLESKGTSVCQVSLIGTTVILLYASRACYNLLVLALADIEKMDSFDYDWYNVSDQADLRSSLGDGGYVVFGVVLFVWELLPTSLVVFFFRVRRPPQDGIAAGIPHHVLSSRRYFFDNPRRYDSDDDLAWSIPPQNASASLPSDCYDWGSHHSFSTTNHQRYATATTEELHPYP; this is encoded by the exons ATGGAGGAGAGTCGTGTGCCGGAGCGTGAGATGGCAGCAGGAGGAACAGCAGGAGCGGCAGGAGGCGCGGCGGCCGCCAACAGCTCCCTCggcccccccgctgcccccacCGCCTCCCCGGCGGTGCCCCCCGTGGTGAAGCTGGGCCTGACGGTGGTCTACACCCTGTTCTACACCCTGCTCTTCGGCTTTGTGTACGCCCAGCTGTGGCTGGTCCTGCGGTACCGCCACAAGCGCTTCAGCTACCAGACGGCCTTCCTGTGGCTGTGCCTCCTGTGGGCGGCGCTGCGGGCCCTGCTCTTCTCCTTCTACTTCAGGGACTGCGGCCGGGCCAACGCGCTGGGGCCCCTGCCCTTCTGGCTGCTCTACTGCCTCCCCGTCTGCCTGCAGTTCTTCACGCTCAGCCTCATGAACCTGTACTGCGCTCAG GTTTACTTTAAGGCAAAGTCCAAGTACACCCCAGCTCTACTCCGATACAg GCTGCCGCTGTACCTGGTGTTTGCCGGGGTGAGTGCGCTCTTCCTGGGGGTCAACCTGGTGTGTGCTCTGCTGGTGAAGACCTCCTGGGCGCCCGTGAAGACCCTGGTGCTGGTGCGCGTCACCATCAACGACAGCCTCTTCGTCCTGTGCGCCATCTCGCTGTCCGTCTGCCTCTACAAGGTGGCCAAGATGTCCCTTGCTAGCATCTACCTGGAGTCCAAG GGGACGTCGGTGTGTCAGGTGTCTCTGATTGGCACCACGGTGATCCTATTGTACGCCAGCAGAGCCTGCTACAACCTGCTAGTGCTCGCCCTTGCAGACATCGAGAAGATGGACTCCTTCGACTACGACTGGTACAACGTCTCGGACCAG GCCGACCTGCGCTCCTCGCTGGGGGATGGTGGCTACGTTGTGTTTGGGGTGGTGCTTTTCGTCTGGGAGCTCCTACCCACTTCCCTGGTCGTGTTCTTCTTCAGAGTCCGTCGCCCCCCACAGGATGGG ATTGCTGCAGGGATTCCCCACCATGTGTTATCATCCAGAAGGTATTTCTTCGACAACCCTCGTCGCTATGACAGCGATGATGACCTTGCATGGAGCATCCCTCCTCAGAACGCGTCCGCCAG CCTACCATCAGACTGCTATGACTGGGGGAGTCACCACAGCTTCAGCACCACCAACCACCAGAGGtacgccaccgccaccacagaGGAGCTACACCCCTACCCATGA
- the ero1b gene encoding ERO1-like protein beta isoform X2 has product MIGRTLSIWYGVFTCLAVISGRLYPELTGVLDDCFCDIESIDSFNNFKIYPRVKRLTERDFFRYYRVNLKRPCPFWPDDGHCSNRDCNVEPCPESMIPVGIKSGNFNKYSKAAAPVSDVASCERPTDLGAINSTLSNQSKEAFVDWDRHDDAQDHFCEIDDESSPDAAYVDLLLNPERYTGYQGPSAWRVWNSIYEENCFKPRSVYRPLNPLAPTRGDDDGEGFYNWLEGLCLEKRVFYRLISGLHTSINMHLCSQYLLDEGWGKSVWGPNVQEFRQRFDPAETKGEGTRRLKNLYFLYLIELRALSKVAPYFDRSFINLYTGNNQEDGATKDLLLQIFNETRAFPMHFDESSMFAGKKLEAKILKEEFRLHFKNISRIMDCVGCSKCRLWGKLQTQGLGTALKILFSEKEIQSLTENSPTSAFQLTRQEIVALLNGFGRLSTSIHQLHVFRSLLKGKR; this is encoded by the exons ATGATCGGCCGAACTCTGTCCATATGGTACGGGGTCTTCACCTGCTTGGCGGTGATATCTGGACGTCTCTACCCCGAG CTGACGGGGGTGCTGGATGACTGCTTCTGTGACATCGAGAGCATCGACTCCTTCAACAACTTCAAGATCTACCCCCGTGTCAAGAGGCTGACCGAGAGAGACTTCTTCAGATACTACCGG GTGAACCTGAAGCGTCCCTGTCCTTTCTGGCCCGACGATGGACACTGCTCCAACCGAGACTGCAACGTGGAGCCCTgcccagag AGTATGATTCCTGTGGGAATTAAGTCGGGGAACTTCAACAAG tACTCAAAGGCAGCCGCTCCTGTGTCTGACGTGGCGTCATGTGAGCGGCCCACAGACCTCGGAGCCATCAACAGCACCCTGAG TAACCAGAGTAAAGAGGCCTTTGTGGACTGGGATCGTCACGACGACGCGCAGGACCACTTCTGTGAGATAGATG aTGAGAGCTCTCCAGATGCAGCCTATGTGGACCTGCTGCTGAACCCAGAGCGATACACCGGGTACCAGGGTCCTTCTGCCTGGAGGGTCTGGAACAGCATCTACGAGGAGAACTGCTTCAA ACCTCGATCAGTGTACCGACCTTTGAACCCACTGGCTCCTACCAGGg GAGACGATGATG GAGAAGGATTCTACAACTGGCTGGAAG GGCTGTGTCTGGAGAAGAGAGTCTTCTATAGGCTCATCTCTGGTCTTCACACCAGCATCAACATGCACTTGTGTTCCCAGTATCTGCTGGATG AGGGGTGGGGCAAGTCGGTGTGGGGTCCCAACGTGCAGGAGTTCCGCCAGCGCTTCGACCCGGCGGAGACCAAGGGCGAGGGCACGCGGCGCCTCAAGAACCTGTACTTCCTGTACCTCATCGAGCTGCGGGCGCTCTCCAAGGTGGCGCCCTACTTCGACCGCTCCTTCATCAACCTGTACACGGGCAACAACCAGGAGGACGGGGCCACCAAGGACCTGCTGCTGCAGATCTTCAACGAGACCAG ggccttccccatgcactttgATGAGAGCTCCATGTTCGCTGGGAAGAAGCTGGAGGCCAAGATATTAAAG GAGGAGTTTCGACTCCATTTCAAGAACATCTCCAGGATAATGGACTGTGTAGGCTGCAGTAAATGTCGTCTGTGGGGAAAACTACAG acCCAGGGTCTGGGCACGGCCCTGAAGATCCTGTTCTCTGAGAAGGAGATCCAGAGCCTCACTGAAAACAGCCCCACCTCGGCCTTCCAGCTCACCAGGCAGGAGATCGTGGCCTTGCTCAATGGCTTCGGCAG GCtctccaccagcatccaccagcTCCATGTCTTCCGCTCCTTGTTGAAGGGGAAGAGGTAG
- the ero1b gene encoding ERO1-like protein beta isoform X1 — protein MWRHIFLMLGLLASAWLFGDRVFDWYQGNTIKLKTDPPKSEQPRSLLADTPEQSCFCHLTGVLDDCFCDIESIDSFNNFKIYPRVKRLTERDFFRYYRVNLKRPCPFWPDDGHCSNRDCNVEPCPESMIPVGIKSGNFNKYSKAAAPVSDVASCERPTDLGAINSTLSNQSKEAFVDWDRHDDAQDHFCEIDDESSPDAAYVDLLLNPERYTGYQGPSAWRVWNSIYEENCFKPRSVYRPLNPLAPTRGDDDGEGFYNWLEGLCLEKRVFYRLISGLHTSINMHLCSQYLLDEGWGKSVWGPNVQEFRQRFDPAETKGEGTRRLKNLYFLYLIELRALSKVAPYFDRSFINLYTGNNQEDGATKDLLLQIFNETRAFPMHFDESSMFAGKKLEAKILKEEFRLHFKNISRIMDCVGCSKCRLWGKLQTQGLGTALKILFSEKEIQSLTENSPTSAFQLTRQEIVALLNGFGRLSTSIHQLHVFRSLLKGKR, from the exons ATGTGGAGACATATTTTTCTAATGCTTGGCCTTTTGGCTTCAGCCTGGTTATTTGGAGACCGGGTGTTCGACTGGTATCAAGGGAATACCATCAAACTAAAAACGGATCCGCCGAAAAGTGAGCAGCCGAGAAGCCTGCTGGCGGACACCCCGGAACAGAGCTGTTTCTGTCAT CTGACGGGGGTGCTGGATGACTGCTTCTGTGACATCGAGAGCATCGACTCCTTCAACAACTTCAAGATCTACCCCCGTGTCAAGAGGCTGACCGAGAGAGACTTCTTCAGATACTACCGG GTGAACCTGAAGCGTCCCTGTCCTTTCTGGCCCGACGATGGACACTGCTCCAACCGAGACTGCAACGTGGAGCCCTgcccagag AGTATGATTCCTGTGGGAATTAAGTCGGGGAACTTCAACAAG tACTCAAAGGCAGCCGCTCCTGTGTCTGACGTGGCGTCATGTGAGCGGCCCACAGACCTCGGAGCCATCAACAGCACCCTGAG TAACCAGAGTAAAGAGGCCTTTGTGGACTGGGATCGTCACGACGACGCGCAGGACCACTTCTGTGAGATAGATG aTGAGAGCTCTCCAGATGCAGCCTATGTGGACCTGCTGCTGAACCCAGAGCGATACACCGGGTACCAGGGTCCTTCTGCCTGGAGGGTCTGGAACAGCATCTACGAGGAGAACTGCTTCAA ACCTCGATCAGTGTACCGACCTTTGAACCCACTGGCTCCTACCAGGg GAGACGATGATG GAGAAGGATTCTACAACTGGCTGGAAG GGCTGTGTCTGGAGAAGAGAGTCTTCTATAGGCTCATCTCTGGTCTTCACACCAGCATCAACATGCACTTGTGTTCCCAGTATCTGCTGGATG AGGGGTGGGGCAAGTCGGTGTGGGGTCCCAACGTGCAGGAGTTCCGCCAGCGCTTCGACCCGGCGGAGACCAAGGGCGAGGGCACGCGGCGCCTCAAGAACCTGTACTTCCTGTACCTCATCGAGCTGCGGGCGCTCTCCAAGGTGGCGCCCTACTTCGACCGCTCCTTCATCAACCTGTACACGGGCAACAACCAGGAGGACGGGGCCACCAAGGACCTGCTGCTGCAGATCTTCAACGAGACCAG ggccttccccatgcactttgATGAGAGCTCCATGTTCGCTGGGAAGAAGCTGGAGGCCAAGATATTAAAG GAGGAGTTTCGACTCCATTTCAAGAACATCTCCAGGATAATGGACTGTGTAGGCTGCAGTAAATGTCGTCTGTGGGGAAAACTACAG acCCAGGGTCTGGGCACGGCCCTGAAGATCCTGTTCTCTGAGAAGGAGATCCAGAGCCTCACTGAAAACAGCCCCACCTCGGCCTTCCAGCTCACCAGGCAGGAGATCGTGGCCTTGCTCAATGGCTTCGGCAG GCtctccaccagcatccaccagcTCCATGTCTTCCGCTCCTTGTTGAAGGGGAAGAGGTAG
- the LOC132454554 gene encoding G protein-coupled receptor 137Ba-like isoform X2: MEESRVPEREMAAGGTAGAAGGAAAANSSLGPPAAPTASPAVPPVVKLGLTVVYTLFYTLLFGFVYAQLWLVLRYRHKRFSYQTAFLWLCLLWAALRALLFSFYFRDCGRANALGPLPFWLLYCLPVCLQFFTLSLMNLYCAQVYFKAKSKYTPALLRYRLPLYLVFAGVSALFLGVNLVCALLVKTSWAPVKTLVLVRVTINDSLFVLCAISLSVCLYKVAKMSLASIYLESKGTSVCQVSLIGTTVILLYASRACYNLLVLALADIEKMDSFDYDWYNVSDQIAAGIPHHVLSSRRYFFDNPRRYDSDDDLAWSIPPQNASASLPSDCYDWGSHHSFSTTNHQRYATATTEELHPYP; this comes from the exons ATGGAGGAGAGTCGTGTGCCGGAGCGTGAGATGGCAGCAGGAGGAACAGCAGGAGCGGCAGGAGGCGCGGCGGCCGCCAACAGCTCCCTCggcccccccgctgcccccacCGCCTCCCCGGCGGTGCCCCCCGTGGTGAAGCTGGGCCTGACGGTGGTCTACACCCTGTTCTACACCCTGCTCTTCGGCTTTGTGTACGCCCAGCTGTGGCTGGTCCTGCGGTACCGCCACAAGCGCTTCAGCTACCAGACGGCCTTCCTGTGGCTGTGCCTCCTGTGGGCGGCGCTGCGGGCCCTGCTCTTCTCCTTCTACTTCAGGGACTGCGGCCGGGCCAACGCGCTGGGGCCCCTGCCCTTCTGGCTGCTCTACTGCCTCCCCGTCTGCCTGCAGTTCTTCACGCTCAGCCTCATGAACCTGTACTGCGCTCAG GTTTACTTTAAGGCAAAGTCCAAGTACACCCCAGCTCTACTCCGATACAg GCTGCCGCTGTACCTGGTGTTTGCCGGGGTGAGTGCGCTCTTCCTGGGGGTCAACCTGGTGTGTGCTCTGCTGGTGAAGACCTCCTGGGCGCCCGTGAAGACCCTGGTGCTGGTGCGCGTCACCATCAACGACAGCCTCTTCGTCCTGTGCGCCATCTCGCTGTCCGTCTGCCTCTACAAGGTGGCCAAGATGTCCCTTGCTAGCATCTACCTGGAGTCCAAG GGGACGTCGGTGTGTCAGGTGTCTCTGATTGGCACCACGGTGATCCTATTGTACGCCAGCAGAGCCTGCTACAACCTGCTAGTGCTCGCCCTTGCAGACATCGAGAAGATGGACTCCTTCGACTACGACTGGTACAACGTCTCGGACCAG ATTGCTGCAGGGATTCCCCACCATGTGTTATCATCCAGAAGGTATTTCTTCGACAACCCTCGTCGCTATGACAGCGATGATGACCTTGCATGGAGCATCCCTCCTCAGAACGCGTCCGCCAG CCTACCATCAGACTGCTATGACTGGGGGAGTCACCACAGCTTCAGCACCACCAACCACCAGAGGtacgccaccgccaccacagaGGAGCTACACCCCTACCCATGA